A region of Ornithorhynchus anatinus isolate Pmale09 chromosome 5, mOrnAna1.pri.v4, whole genome shotgun sequence DNA encodes the following proteins:
- the SDHAF1 gene encoding succinate dehydrogenase assembly factor 1, mitochondrial, with product MSRHSKLQRQVLSLYRQFLRAGREKPGAMSRIRAEFRQHARIPRADVLRIEYLYRRGQRQLDQLRDSRTKRLGAFGGTPEGT from the coding sequence ATGAGCCGCCACAGCAAGCTGCAGCGGCAGGTGCTGAGCCTGTACCGCCAGTTCCtgcgggccgggagggagaagCCCGGCGCCATGTCCCGCATCCGGGCGGAGTTCCGCCAGCACGCCCGCATCCCCCGGGCCGACGTCCTGCGCATCGAGTACCTCTACCGCCGCGGGCAGCGCCAGCTGGACCAGCTCCGGGATAGCCGCACCAAGCGGCTCGGGGCCTTTGGCGGAACCCCGGAGGGCACGTGA